ACGTGCATGGCCAACTGCTGCACGATGCCGGTGGAAGTGAAGCTGCCGGATCTGGTCCGGCTGGGGCTCGTGGACCCGTTCGAAGCCGAACATGAGGAAGCACGGCAGATCAGCAAGCGCCTCATCAAGGCCGGCATTGCCGAGCGCTATCACCACAAGAGCGAGATCTACACGCTCGCACGACGCGCCGATGGCGACTGCCGCTTCCTGGATGCCAGCACGCGGCGCTGTACGGTGTACGAGCAGCGCCCCGCCACGTGCCGCAAACACCCGCAGGTCGGCCCTCGACCGGGGTTCTGCCCTTACGGGCCTCGGCAGGAACGCCGCTGAGTCGCGAGCGTGCCGCACAACGGGCACCGCCACCACCGAACAATCCGGCAACAGAGACCCACGCTGGCACAATCCCGGGCGATGTCCACGCCGCGCACCGTTTCCTCACCCCGCCCTTTGATCGTCCGCCTGTGCAACATGGTGGGAGACGTCGTTCTCGGCCTGCCCGCACTGCACCTGCTGCAGTCGCATGGCTGGGACCTCCACCTGTACGGCAAAGGCTGGGCGCCCAAGCTGCTGGCCGGCGAATGCTGGCCCTGCACCACGCGTGCCGGCTCGCTGGGCGAGCGCATTGCGCAACTGAAGAGCTTGCGCGCGCAATGCCAGGCCCAGGACGCCACATTCGACCAGCGCATCAACACCCTGGTCATGCCCAACTCCTTTTCCAGCGCCTTCGAGGCCCGTTGGGCCGGGCTCCGACCGGCGGGCTACAGGGGGGATGGCCGCAGCCTGCTGCTGCGCCCGGCCTGGCGGCGCGATCCGCCCGCGCATGCACTTGAAGGGTTCTGGGGCCTGGCGTGCCGGCTTACCGGCCACCGTGGCACCCCGCCCACGCACATCCAGCTTAAGGTCAGCGAAACCGACCAGGCCGAGGCCGACCGCCTGCTTGCCGCGCAAGGCCTGACGCCCGGCTTCATCTGCATCGTGCCCTACGCAGCAGGCGACGTCGACGGCAAGGACAAGCGCTGGCCCGACTTCACTGCCTTCACCGAGGCACTCGCCCAGCGCACACCGCAGCGCATCGTGACCTGCCCGGGCCCCGGCGAAGAAGACGTGGCCCAGGCCCACCCCGCCGCCCTGATCCTGCCCAAGCTGGGGTTGGGCACCTACCTGGGCGTGCTCAAGCGCGCAGGCCTGGTCGTCTCCAATGACACGGGACCCGCCCACATGGCGGCAGCCGTCGGCACCCCGGTGCTCAGCGTGCTGGGCCCGACCAAGCCCGGCCAATGGCGCCCCTGGGGGCCGCAAAACCGCATTGCCACCGGCAGCGACGGCCGCCTCTGGCCCACGGTCGACGAGGTGTTGCGCGAGGTGCGGGCATGAGCCCCCCCAACGGCCAAGGTCGCCCGCTCATCGTCCGCCTGTGCAACTGGGTGGGCGAGGCGGTGCTGTCGCTGCCCACACTGACCATGCTCGAGCAGCAGGGCTACGAGCTCCACCTGATCGGCAAGCGCTGGGCACAGAGTCTGTTTGCCGGACACGGGTGGGCCGTGCATGTGAGGCCGGCTCGCCGGGGCGACGCCATCCGTCAACTCAAGACCCTGCGCCACGAGCTCAGCCAGCGAGACCCAGGCTTTGCCCGCCGCCCCAACTACCTGCTGTTCACCAGCTCGTTCTCCAGCGCGCTGGAGGGGCGGCTGGCCGGCCTGCGTCCTGCCGGCTACGACCGCGACAGCCGCGGCCTGCTGCTCGCGCACCGCGTGCCTTACATCGCCGGCCTGCATGCCGCCGACGACTACTGGCGCATCGGCACCCACTTTGCGAGGGTGGCCGAGGCACGTCCTGGCGCGCTGGGCCTTCAGCCCAGCGCCGAGCAGAGCGCCCAGGCGCGCGCACTGCTGGCCGCCAACGGCCTGGCGAGCGCCGACTTCGTGATCCTCTGCCCCTTCTCCGGCGCGGCCGACACGACCGGCAAGAAGCTCTGGCCGCCCTTCCCCAACCTGGCGCAGCGGCTGCAGGCGCAGGGGCTGCAGGTCGTGCTGTGCCCGGGCCCCGGCGAAGAAGCACAGGCCCGCACGCAGTACCCCGGCGCCGTCATGCTCGAAGGCGTCGACCTGGGCACCTATGCCGCGTTGACCCGCCTGGCCCGCTGCACCGTGTCCAACGACACCGGGCCCGGCCACCTGGCGGCCGCCGCAGGCGCACGGCTGGTGAGCGTGCTCGGCCCCGATGCGGCCGACATGTGGCTGGCGCAAGGCGAGCACGTCACCCTGCTGCGCCCGGCCGCTGGCTGGCCCAGCCTGGAAGACGCGCTCACCGCGGTCCACAATCAGGTGCGCACATGACCCCGGCGCAGCCCTTCCACATCGCCCTGCAGTTCGGCCACATCCGCCACTTCAACGAAGGGCTGGCCGAATTCTCGCGCCAGCTGGGGATGCAGTTTGCACGCCAGGCTCCGCAGTTGAAAGCCGAGCGCAACTGGCACTTCCACTTCATCCTGCCGGCTCAGTGGCACGGCCTGTTCGGGCCCGACGTTCAGTATCACGAACTGAGCGACAGCATGCGCCTGCGCCACCGCTTTCCGGTCGACCTGGACGTCTGGCACGGGCTGCACCAGCACATGCGCTACCGCCCGCCGGTCAACAGCCGCCGCAACATCATCACCGTGCACGACCTCAACCACGTGTACGCAAAGAAGGGCCTGAGCCTGTGGTGGCAGAACATGCGGCTGACGCGCCACCTTCGACGGGCGCATCAACTGGTCGCCATCAGCCAGTTCGTGGCCGATGACATCCGCACGCACCTGCCGTGGGCGCCGCCTGCCACCGTCATCCACAACGGCGTGGCCGACCTGACCCAGGTGCCGCATGAGAAGCCGGCGAACTTCTCACTGACGGAAGGCGACTACCTGCTGCACATCAGCCGCATGTCGCCTTCGAAGAACGTCGGCAGCCTGATCGAAATGGCGGCGGAGTGGCCCGAGCAGGACCTGCTGCTGGTCGGGCCGAGCAGCCCGGAAGTGCAGAAGCACCAGGATCATGTCGCCCGACTCGGCCTGCGCAATGTCCACTTCCTGCTGGACGTGACCGAGGCCCAGAAGGCCTGGTTGTATGCGCATTGCAAGGCGTTTCTGTTCCCGTCGCTGCTGGAAGGGTTCGGGCTGCCGCCGATCGAGGCGATGTACTTCGGAAAACCGGTGGTGGCGGCAAGGGCGACTTCGTTGCCGGAGGTGTGTGGGCCACACGCTGGCTACTGGCACGACTTCAGCGCCGTTGTCATGCGCCAGATCGTCGAGCATCAACTGGACATGTGCAAGCACGGCGAAACGCGACATGAACTCCGAGCAGCTGCGCAGCGGTACACATGGCCCCAAGCGGCAGAAGCGTACGCAGCCTGCTACTTGCCCTGCAATGCGTCGAACCAAGGCTTCTCGGCATGCTGAAACTTCCTCAGGTCACCTTGGTGTGTGTCGACACCCGCACGCCAGAACTTGCCTTGGACGCAATGCGCCGGTGTATGGCGCTATGCGAGTTCGGTGACGCCATCCTGTTCACAGCACCTGACCAGAACATCAGCGATCTGCCTATCGGTGTCCGACTGAAAATCGTGCTCCACATCAACTCGGTTGAGGCCTACTCACACTTCCTGCTCAAGGAGATGGGCGCTGAAATCCATACCAGCCACCACCTCATCGTGCAGTGGGACGGTTATGTGATTGACCCCGCCATGTGGCGAGATGCCTTCCTGTCGTTCGACTACATCGGGGCCGTCTGGCCGCAATACCACGATGCGCACCGTGTCGGTAACGGTGGTTTCTCGCTACGCTCCCGCAAGCTGCTCGACGCAATGGCAGCTCCGGATTTCAAGGCCTCTCATCCAGAAGACGAGTGCATCGCACGCATTCACCGCCCGATGCTCGAGCAACGCTTCGGGATCCGCTTTGCGGACGAGGCCCTGGCACACCAGTTCGCGTTTGAACGCAGCCGCGAGACGCTGTCCAGCTTTGGTTTTCACGGGCTGTCCAACCTGCCCGACGTGATGAGGCGTGACGAACTGGTGTCCTTCATCGAGGAAGCCCCCCCCGCGCTATTTGCGGGGGTAGAAACCCGGCGCCTGATAAAGAAGTTGCTGGCGCTCGAAATGGCCGATACCGCCTTGCTCGCCCTGGAAAAGCGCAAGGCAAGTGGCAAGGGCGAGCTGTTCGCCGACCTCCGTCTGCGCGCCCGGATCGCACTTGCCCGACTGGGAAATCGAACCTGATGCCCGGACAATCGCACCCATGTCGCCTACTTCGGTCAGTTTCATCGTCCCCGTCTATAACGTCCTGCGCTACCTCGATGAGTGCGTGAGCAGCCTCGTCGACGCGTCCCGCGAGGGAGATGAAATCATCCTGGTCGACGACGGCAGCACCGACGCCTCGGGCGCGCGCTGCGATGAGTGGCAGCGCCGCCTGCCCTCCCTGATCTCCGTGATCCACCAGGCGAACGGAGGGCTGTCTGCCGCGCGAAACCGCGGTCTGGCTTCCGCGCGCAACCCGTACATCTACTTCCTCGACTCGGACGACATCCTCTGCAGCGAGCACTTCGACCTCATTCGGGCCGAGTTGGCTAGCCATTCGCCTGACATGCTGACGTGCGACGCCCTCATCTGGGTGGACGGCGCACCGCCCTCGCAGGCCAAGCGCGTCACGCACTCTCTCACCCCCGGCCCGAACGCGGATCTCCGCGCCGTCCTGCAAGCCACGTTCAAGGATGACTTTCTTGCCACGGCATCGCGCGTCTACCGCGCAGACCTTTTGAGGTCGGTCGGCCCTGATTTGTTCCCTCCTGGCAAGTGCTACGAGGACAATGCAACGATTCCACGTCTGCTGCTTCGCGCCCACCACGTGGTCTACCTCCCGACCCCGATCTACCGCTACCGGATTCGGAGCGGCAGCATCACCCAGTCTCACAGCATGAATCGCTGCATGGATCAGGCTGCGTCGTTGCACGGCGTCCTGTCCGACTTACAGCAGTTCGGTGCTCCGACGTCTGTCGTGGCTGCTTGCAATGCTCTGGCCTTCAAGCACCTCATCATGGCCGTGCGCAATGCATCGCGCATCGTTCCTCCGCGAGCCAAAGCGGTCACGAAAGTCATGGACAAGGGCCTGTCGGGGCTCACTCTGAAAGGCGCGGCCCTGCTTGATGCCTTGTGCACGGCCCCGGCTGGCAACCGGCTCGTGCGGCACGCGCGCGGCATGCTCGACCACCGCACACGCTACGTTGCTGGACGTCTTCTCGCAGGCTACTGGCAGTGGTTCCGTCTTAAACTCAACAGACGGTAAGCAGAGCAGCCTTCCTCTCCGGCGGTCTGCTTGCCTGAGTGGGGATGCACACACCCTGCTTCAATTTTAAAAAGCTCAGCCAGGGCTCGTGCGTGAGTACGAGCAAAACGCCGTTGCGGCCGGCACGCGTGACACATCAGACGGTCATCGCCCGGCGTCGCATTGCACTCATACATGATGAACAAACGGACACTCCAGACCACCCTCTTTCCGCATGAAGACCACTGCACGGAGGAGCGGCTCTTCTACGCATCCCTGTCCGGCGGTGTCTGCCATTTTGAAGAGCAGAAGGTCGAGTTGGCACGATACGGGTCGATCGACTTTCTTTCTTATTTCAACGCATTCAGCGTTACCGCTTGGCGAAAACTGAACGCCTCGCTTCTGCCCACGGTGCAACTGGAAGGCGTTGGCCGTGTGTTGCTCCGCTTCTGGCTCCACCGCTCAGAGCAACACAGAACCCTGCTTTCGGAGCAGGTGGTCGACCTGCACGGCACCGCGGAGATCGAGCTGCCCGCCATTCACGATCTGCCCGACGGCCTTCTGGCGCCCGAGCTCGTGGCTCTGTCAGAGGTCGTGGAGTTGCGCGCACTTCGCTTCGCCGCGCGACAGGAACCGGCACGGTCCATCAGACTGGGCATCGTCATCACCCATTTCAATCGCCAGCCGCAGGTTCTTAGCGCAGCGCGCCGACTCAGCCCGTTGTTGCGCGACCCCGTCTTGCAAGACAAGCTCGATATCACGGTCATCGACAACAGTCAGAACCTACCGCCCGAGATCGAGGAATACGGCATCTCCATCATCCGGAACCTGAATCTGGGAGGATCTGGCGGATTTGCCCGCGGCATGCTGCATTACCACCAGTCCGGGCAGTACACGCATTGCCTGTTCATGGACGACGATGCTTCATGTGCGGTCGAGTCCATTCGCCGCACCCTCGCGGCGCTCGCGTTCGCGCAAGATGACCGGACGGCCATTGCGGGCGCCATGCTGTACGAGGACGAACCCACGCGCATGCACGAGAACGGTGCCCGCTTCGACGGCTCCTGTCACTCGCTGGACACAGGCAAAGACCTCCGGCAAATCACCGATCTCATCGAAATCAATGAAGTGAAGACCATCGACTATGGCGCGTGGTGGTTTTTCGCCTTCCCTCTACACCACGCACGGTGCTACCCCTTTCCCTTCTTTGTGCGTGGAGACGACATCGCCTTCGGGCTCTCGAACGAGTTCGTCACCCGCACACTCAACGGCGTCTGCTCCTGGCAGGACCGATTTGAAGAGAAGGCATCGCCGCTCACCAATTACCTCGATACGCGCAACCACCTGATGCACACCGTCAGGGGACAGGTGAAAAACCCGAAGCGCGCCATCAAGTACCTGTTCGATACGTTTATCAGGCTGAGGCGGGACTCTTACCTGTACGAATCTGCCGAGGCGGCCCTGCTCGCCGTCGAAGACGTCCTCCAGGGACCCGCATTCTGGCAAGAACACATCGATATGTCGGTGCGGCGCGCACAGATCAACGCAGTCATTACCAAGGAGCGCCCCAACCCCGTCGAACCTGAGGCCATGCGGCTCTCCCGGCCGCGCCGGCTTTCGAAACGAAAGGCACGGACAGTTGCTCGCCGGTTGACCCTCAACGGCCTGCTCATTCCCACATGGGCCTTGCGGCGTCGCCCCCTGCTCGTCAAGAAGAGCTTTTCGTGCGATCCGCTGCTGGCCTTCAGGCACCGCCACATCCTGTACTACAGCCAGCAGACTCGCAAAGGCTTTATCACGAGCCTCGACCGCATGCGGGCCATCCGCATCACTGTTCGAGCATGGCAACTTCAGAGAGAAGTCATGCGTCGGATGCCTGAACTCATTTCTCTTTACGGGGATACCAACCAGACCTTGTCCTCAAGGACTTTCTGGGAGGCGGTGTACGGCAAATCAACGTGAGTCGAGCCTTCACGGCGAGCGCACCGTGCCGAGGATCAGCCGCATATACCACCCCGTATCGGGCGGCGTGCGGCCCGACGACAAAAGACTGGCCTCGACCGCATCGGCGCGCCCGAGGATCTCGTTGACCCATTGCGTATCGATGTTGGCCCAGTCATGGGTCACCAGAGCCAACTGCCCCGATACCGCCTGTGAGACTTGGAGCGCCTGCACCAGATCGTCAGACTCGACTTCCATGTGCAGGTCAAGAAAGTCACGCAGTTCGTCTCGCTCGAAAGGTTTCTCCAGCGGGGACGGTCCATAGGGTGGAAGCCCCCACCAACGCGTGTCGAGGGAGTTGACTGCTTCCTGTGTGCGCTGAGAGTACGCCAGCCCGAGCATGGCTCGCTTCTTCGAGATTTCGTCCAGCAGCTGCTGGGCAAGGCCGAGCTGCTCAGCAGCCTCGGGTCCAGTGGGACTCCCGGGAAAGCAATGAGGCTCGATCACGGCAAGAAGCGCCCCGGGACGAGCTCGATGCTTCACACGCATGAAAAGTTCGGCAATCTCGTACGTTGACAGATGGTGCAGCACCCCATGAAACACATACGCGTCTGCTTCCGGAAGGCCGTCAACGCTGCGGATGCATTCATACCGGATGTTGCTCCCGGCGTCCGTCGCGCTCGCCAGTCTTAGCTGGTCCTCGGAGAAATCTAGACCCACTGCTTCGGCCACATGCGGCGCAAAGACCCGGGTGGTCCAACCGTTCCCACACCCGTAATCAACCAGCGTCTGCTTGCCATGCAACCTTCGGGCGAGCAACGCCATGTAACGCTGCCGTGCAAGGGGCTGTACGGCTGAGGGAAGGACCCAGAAGAAATCCTCCTCGTCTCTTCCGTAGGACGCCCACCACCGTATCTCATCCTTGAGATGCTCCTCGTCGGTCACGGCACGCCGCGCAAACCGAGGCAGGACTGCATCTGAAACTGTCAGTGGATACATGGTTGCTCCGGCCTGTGCTCGAACATGGGATGAGGAAGGGTTGCAGTAGACTCGAAGTCATTTTTACAGACTCCAGAGCTCTCGCGCCTGTCGCGTCCCGAGAGAAAACACTGGACCGCATCCATGAAAGTACTGATCGTCGGAGCCGGCTTTGCCGGCAGCGTGTGCGCCCGTGAACTGGCCGAAGCGGGACACCAGATCCTGCTGGTCGACAAACGTCCCCACATCGGGGGCAACGCATATGACGAGGTCGACGAACACGGCGTGTTGGTCCACCCGTATGGCCCTCACATCTTCCACACGAACAGCAAGCGTGTGTTCGAATACCTCTCGCGCTTCACTGACTGGCGCTTCTATGAACATCGGGTTCTGGCCAAAGTGGACGAGCAACTGCTGCCCATCCCGATCAACCGCACGACCATCAATACCCTGTACGGCAAGAATCTGACCGAGGAGGAAGTGGGCGCCTACCTGGAGTCCGTGCGCGAGCCCCGTGACCCCATTCGCACCAGCGAAGACGTGGTGCTCTCCAGCGTCGGCAGCGACCTCTGCGAGAAGTTCTTCCGCGGCTACACCCGCAAGCAGTGGGGGCTGGACCTGTCGGAGCTGTCGGCAGGCGTCGCAGCGCGGATCCCGACCCGGACGAATGACGATGACCGCTATTTCGGCGACACCTTCCAGTTCATGCCGAACGAGGGCTATACCCGCATGTTCGAGCGCATGCTGGATCACCCGCTGATCGAGGTCCGTCTCGGCACAGATTTCGAGAGCGTCCGCGAAGCCTGGCCTCACGACCACATCGTTTACTCGGGCCCCGTCGACGCCTTCTACCAATATCGCTTCGGCAAGCTTCCGTATCGCAGCCTGCGTTTCGTACACGAGCACCTGCCCGACCGGAGCCGCATCCAGGACGTCGGCACGGTGAACTACCCCAACGACCACGAGTACACCCGAATCACCGAGTTCAAGCACCTCACGGGCCAGCAACACCCCGGGACTTCGACCGTCAAGGAGTACCCGCAAGCCGAGGGCGATCCGTTCTACCCGATTCCCCGCCCCGAGAACGAAGCGCTCTTCAAGCAATACGAGGCACTCGCCGAGCAGGAGACACGGGTGACCTTCATCGGCCGCCTTGCCCAGTACCGGTACTACAACATGGACCAGGTCGTCGCCGCAGCCTTGAAGGCCGCAGAGGCCTTGCTTGATGGCAACCGGTGATTGTCGGATGTCAGAGCCCCTCGCCCCGGCCTCGGGCCGTCGCAACCTGGTCATCCTGCGGGCGGGCAACAGCTCGCTGCACAAGGAGTGGATCGCCTCCCCACACCGGGATTTCGATCTGTACATCAGCTACTACGGGGCCGATGAAGGGCGGTACGCAGAGGACGCCGAGTATCACGAAATGCGCAAGGGGCCGAAGTGGCCCTGCATCCACGACCTGCTTGCAACGAGACCCGATCTGATCGAGCGGTATGACGCCTTCTGGTTCCCGGATGACGACATCTCGGCGAGCACCGATACCCTGAATCGGATGTTCGCGTTCTTCCACGCGCTGCAACTGGAGCTGGCACAGCCGGCATTGACCCGCGATTCGTACTTCAGTTGGTCGCATCTCCTGCAGCGTGACGACTTTCTCGTGCGCTACGTCGCTTTCGTGGAGGTGATGGTCCCCGTCTTCTCCAGAGCCGCCCTGTCCCGCTGCCTGCCCACGTTCAACGAGAACCGCAGCGGCTGGGGGCTCGATTGGGTCTGGCCATCGCTGTGCAGCAACGGAGACCCGAAGAAGGTCGGCCTCATCGACGCCACACCGGTCAAGCACACACGGCCTGTGGGCGGAGAGCTCTACAAGAACAATCCGGAAATGGATCCTCGGCGCGAAGCCGAGCGCGTGCACGCTAAATACAATGTGAAGCCGGTCAAAGCGCTGGCCATTTACCCGCTGAACGGCGGGGTCGGATTCACACAGCCTCCCTGGCTTGAACGCATCCGCCTGGCTATCAAGGTGGCCAATGGCCATCGCAAGTTCCGACGCAACCAGGCCCGCCGACAGAACCCAACGGACTCCACATGAACCATCTTCTTGCGCTCGGCGCGGCCGTCGCCTCGCACCACGACACCACCCTCACCACCGCCGGCGGCCCTCCCGTGGCCCAACCCATCCCGGCCGAGGGCACCGACCGCCAGGCCCTGCTGTGGCAATGGATCGCCACCAACCACTTCTTCAACAGCTCCCTCTGGGCTGAAGAAGACCTCGCCCGCCGCACCACGGTCAGCGGCGACGAGATCGCACAGAACAAGCGCGCCATCGACCGATTCAACCAGGCTCGCAACGACGCCACCGAGCGCGTCGACGAGATCCTGCTGACCGAACTCGGCTTGGTCGATGCCACCTCGGCCCAGACCGACGCGCCTGTCGCCAAGGTGCCGGCTGGCGCCCGCCTCAACAGCGAGACCGCCGGCAGCATCATCGACCGCATGTCGATCATGGCGCTGAAGATCCACGCCATGCGCGCGCAGACCGAGCGCACCGATGTGGATGAAGCCCACCGCACCAGCAGCCAGGTCAAGCTCGACAAGCTGCTGCAGCAGCGCGCCGACCTCGGCCAGTGCCTCGACGAGCTGCTGGCCGACACGCAGGCCGGCCGCGCCTACTTCAAGGTCTACCGCCAGTTCAAGATGTACAACGACCCGCGCTTCAACCCGGTGCTGGTGGCCGAACAGGCCGCGCAGGCCAAGGGCTGAGATCCGCGCGGCCGCATGCGCATCCTCATCGTCAAGACCAGCTCCATGGGCGATGTCGTCCATGCGCTGCCCGCGGTGTCCGACATCGCCCGTGCCTTTCCCGATGCCCAGATCGACTGGCTTGTGGAAAAAGGCTTTGCCGCCATGCCGCAGCAGCACCGGGCGGTTCGCTGCGTGATCACGCTGCAGTGGCGCAAGTGGCGCAAGAGCCTGCGCTCGCCCGAGACGCGTGCGGCGCTGGCAACCTGGCGGGCCGAGATGGCCCGCGAGCGCTACGACCTCGTCATCGACCTCCAGGGCCTGCTCAAGAGCGCCCTGTTCGCCTGCTTCGCGCACGGCCCCCGTGCTGGCTACGACCGCCACAGCGCCCGTGAACCGATCGCCGCCTTGTTCTACAGCCGCAAGGCCGCGGTCTCGCGCGATCTGCACGCCGTCGATCGCTGCCGGCAACTCGCCGCCGCCCTGCTCGGCTACCCGGTGCCCCACACCCCGCCAGACTTCGGCCTGCAGGCCACCACCAACGCCTGGACACCGGGCCCGGGCCCCTTCGCCGCCCTCATCCCCTGTGCCAGCCGGCCGGAAAAGCTCTGGCCCGAGGCCGACTGGGTGGCCGTGGGCCAGGCGCTCAAAGCGCGCGGCTGGCAGGTCGCCGTCTTCTGGGGCAGCCCGGAAGAAGAACAACGCGCCCAGGCCATCGCGCAAGCCGTCGGCGGAGCGGTGCCCCCCTTCCTCACCGTGGCCCAGGTGGCCGACAGCCTGGCCCAGGCGCAGGCGGTGGTCGGCCTCGACACGGGCATGAGCCACCTCGCCGCCGCACACGGTCGACCCACGGTCGGCATCTACTGTGACCACGAACCCGGGCTCGCCGGTCTCCGCGGCAGCGGCCCCGTCATCAGTCTGGGCGGCAAGGGCCAGGTGCCCACGCGCGCGGCCGTTCTGCAGGCGCTCGACACCGTACTGCAGCCCGCGGTGTCAGAATCCCGGGTTTGATCGAACCGCGCCGCCAGGCCGATTTATGGATTTTTCCGACACCTACGCGCGCCTCAAGGGCTACCTGATCCCCCGATGGAAGCAGTTGGCCACGGCGGTCGGCTTCTTCCTGCTCAGTTCCGCCGTCGAGCCACTGGTGCCGGCCCTGTTCAAGAAACTGATCGACTCGGGCTTCCAGGAAGGCCTGAAGTACCCGCTGTGGATCGTGCCCATCGTCGTGATCGGGCTGTTCCTGGCGCGCGGGCTGTTCAACTTTGCTGGCACCTTCGTGATGAACCACGCCACGTCGGCCATCGTGCTCGACCTGCGGCGTGACCTGATGAAGGCGCTGCTGCGCGCCGACGCCAAGCTGTTCACGACCATCAGCCCCGGCATCGCGGTCGCCAAGGTCATCAACGACCCGCAGCACGCCTCTGGCGCGCTGGGCAGCTCGGTTATTTCCATCATCCGCGACGCGTCCACGCTGATCTTCCTCGTGGGCTACCTGCTGTATCTGAACTTCCAGCTCACACTGCTGGCGTTCGTCACGATGCCGCTGCTCGGCTTCAGCGTGAAGCTCATCCGCAAGCGCCTGAATCGCGTCGGCGAGGCGCAGTATCTGGCCCAGCAAAAGCTGGTGTCCACGGTGGACGACAACGCCCGCGCCTGGCGCGTGGTGCGCACCTTCGACGCGGTCGACTTCGAGCTCGCCCGCTTCGAGCACGACGCCGTGCACCACCGCCGCATGATCATGAAACAGGTGGCCACCAGCGCCCTGGTCACGCCCGTCACCCAGGTGCTGGCCGCCGTCGGCGTGTCCATCATCCTCACGCTGGCGATCTGGCAGGCGAGCCAGGGGTCGT
This is a stretch of genomic DNA from Aquabacterium olei. It encodes these proteins:
- the waaC gene encoding lipopolysaccharide heptosyltransferase I; protein product: MRILIVKTSSMGDVVHALPAVSDIARAFPDAQIDWLVEKGFAAMPQQHRAVRCVITLQWRKWRKSLRSPETRAALATWRAEMARERYDLVIDLQGLLKSALFACFAHGPRAGYDRHSAREPIAALFYSRKAAVSRDLHAVDRCRQLAAALLGYPVPHTPPDFGLQATTNAWTPGPGPFAALIPCASRPEKLWPEADWVAVGQALKARGWQVAVFWGSPEEEQRAQAIAQAVGGAVPPFLTVAQVADSLAQAQAVVGLDTGMSHLAAAHGRPTVGIYCDHEPGLAGLRGSGPVISLGGKGQVPTRAAVLQALDTVLQPAVSESRV
- a CDS encoding DUF4254 domain-containing protein, whose amino-acid sequence is MNHLLALGAAVASHHDTTLTTAGGPPVAQPIPAEGTDRQALLWQWIATNHFFNSSLWAEEDLARRTTVSGDEIAQNKRAIDRFNQARNDATERVDEILLTELGLVDATSAQTDAPVAKVPAGARLNSETAGSIIDRMSIMALKIHAMRAQTERTDVDEAHRTSSQVKLDKLLQQRADLGQCLDELLADTQAGRAYFKVYRQFKMYNDPRFNPVLVAEQAAQAKG
- a CDS encoding DUF707 domain-containing protein, producing the protein MSEPLAPASGRRNLVILRAGNSSLHKEWIASPHRDFDLYISYYGADEGRYAEDAEYHEMRKGPKWPCIHDLLATRPDLIERYDAFWFPDDDISASTDTLNRMFAFFHALQLELAQPALTRDSYFSWSHLLQRDDFLVRYVAFVEVMVPVFSRAALSRCLPTFNENRSGWGLDWVWPSLCSNGDPKKVGLIDATPVKHTRPVGGELYKNNPEMDPRREAERVHAKYNVKPVKALAIYPLNGGVGFTQPPWLERIRLAIKVANGHRKFRRNQARRQNPTDST
- the glf gene encoding UDP-galactopyranose mutase yields the protein MKVLIVGAGFAGSVCARELAEAGHQILLVDKRPHIGGNAYDEVDEHGVLVHPYGPHIFHTNSKRVFEYLSRFTDWRFYEHRVLAKVDEQLLPIPINRTTINTLYGKNLTEEEVGAYLESVREPRDPIRTSEDVVLSSVGSDLCEKFFRGYTRKQWGLDLSELSAGVAARIPTRTNDDDRYFGDTFQFMPNEGYTRMFERMLDHPLIEVRLGTDFESVREAWPHDHIVYSGPVDAFYQYRFGKLPYRSLRFVHEHLPDRSRIQDVGTVNYPNDHEYTRITEFKHLTGQQHPGTSTVKEYPQAEGDPFYPIPRPENEALFKQYEALAEQETRVTFIGRLAQYRYYNMDQVVAAALKAAEALLDGNR